From the Cohaesibacter sp. ES.047 genome, one window contains:
- a CDS encoding DsrE family protein, giving the protein MATQTDYVSTLFSNIDDPNKITVAFTMGVEALNQGHSATIMLMVDAVHLAKPGTLDPIDIGAPFKPAKEMQEAFLAEGGQILVCKACMVHNGVGEDEIDPRFTVISAPEVIPMLMGAKGSLQLT; this is encoded by the coding sequence ATGGCAACTCAGACAGACTATGTCAGCACCCTGTTCAGCAACATCGACGATCCCAACAAGATCACCGTCGCTTTCACGATGGGTGTCGAAGCGCTCAATCAGGGGCATTCCGCGACGATCATGCTGATGGTCGATGCGGTTCATCTCGCCAAACCTGGCACACTTGATCCGATCGACATCGGCGCACCTTTCAAACCTGCCAAGGAAATGCAGGAAGCCTTTCTTGCTGAGGGCGGCCAGATTCTCGTTTGCAAGGCCTGCATGGTTCATAATGGTGTAGGCGAAGACGAGATCGATCCACGCTTTACGGTGATCTCCGCCCCCGAAGTGATCCCCATGCTGATGGGAGCAAAGGGCTCGTTGCAACTGACCTGA
- a CDS encoding DoxX family protein: MTTSSPLEVNRDNLIIPALGPFYEKFAQPLAWSVLRIALGLAMCYEGYDKILNPMGMTGFVEGLGFTPGWFWSPLLAGLEFFGGLLLAFGLLTRPVALALGTMLLVTLYYHIANPYPEVILSQAGIDALNANLDLFHPDAIGNLQDGGRSMMGMVQQKAVTNSLFWSGATLLYAAFGGGYFSLDRLIKKYF; the protein is encoded by the coding sequence ATGACCACGTCTTCACCACTTGAAGTCAATAGAGACAACCTGATCATTCCCGCCCTGGGGCCATTCTATGAGAAGTTCGCTCAACCTTTGGCTTGGTCCGTCCTACGCATCGCGCTAGGTCTGGCCATGTGCTACGAAGGATACGACAAAATCCTCAACCCCATGGGCATGACAGGCTTTGTCGAGGGTCTAGGATTTACTCCGGGCTGGTTCTGGTCGCCTCTTCTGGCCGGCCTTGAGTTCTTTGGCGGCTTATTGCTCGCTTTTGGCCTTCTGACACGCCCTGTTGCACTGGCGCTCGGCACCATGTTGCTTGTGACGCTATACTACCACATAGCGAACCCTTACCCAGAAGTGATCCTGTCGCAGGCTGGAATTGATGCCCTCAATGCCAATCTTGACCTGTTCCACCCGGATGCAATTGGCAACCTGCAAGATGGCGGTCGTTCCATGATGGGAATGGTACAGCAAAAAGCAGTCACCAACTCGCTCTTCTGGTCGGGTGCAACGCTGCTCTATGCCGCCTTTGGCGGAGGGTATTTCTCGCTCGATCGCTTGATCAAGAAATACTTCTAA